The Raphanus sativus cultivar WK10039 chromosome 6, ASM80110v3, whole genome shotgun sequence sequence CCTATAATAATTCCCCGAGAACGGTCCACTGGCGACAAATAAACCCAATTGCTCTGTATGGAAGTTAGATACCAACGTTGCATGACCAAACTAATAGGTAATTTGAAGATAGGTTTCGAAGCTGAGACGTTTAGCACCGTTCCAAACCCGATGTACCACTACATCATACCTGAGTAGTCAGTGTTGTATTTCTTCTCACACCTTACCTCAAAATCAATGTTTCTAAGTTTGTATAAATATGTGACTGTACGTGTATGGTTAAACTGTTTTCTAATAATCCACATAACGCTTATTGGAGTTAATGTTGAATCTCATAAACCTCTATGGCCTATGGTTGGAAATCTGAGTTTATATTGTGGTTATTTTTTCATGTGTGTAGTTATTAaagatttattttggttttggcatGGTGAATATGAATATATTGCAACTAtcgttataataaaaatacgcAAGGCCCGCAAAGTAGTGGGCTAGTGGTAGGACGGCTTTTAGTTAAGGGTGCAACTCCCACGTCATGGGTTTGATTCTCCTTCCTTGCTGTTAACAACATTTTGTTGGGAAGTCTGTTAATTAGGTTTTGGCCCAATTGGTTTACCTGGTAGCTAGAAATGCAGGCGGTCTGTCTATCCCCTGACATTAGTCAGAAGACATTCTAAACTTGGGACAAGCAGTGTGGTGGCCCAACTTGGATTTCATGGATCTTATGGCCCGTACGATCCGAGTCCGCTCGGAGCTCATGGTGTCCTTTGAACCGTTGAACCGCGGGAATTAGTCCACCAGTGTAGCACTTCGGTGCGTTCCTACCGGGATTGACCGAATCAGCCGATAgagtttatcaaaaaaaaaaaaatacgcaAGGACTTCATTGTATGCAAGGACTAAGGACCAGTCGGTTAAACGGGGCTCTCTCTACTCTCAGTATAGATAGATTAAAAAGCACGTTTTATATCATTTAATGCAAGACTTGTGAGTTTTTCTGGAACAAATAACTTTTTGTTCTCTTGACATGCACGCAATACGTCGGTTCCTACTGTATACTGTCAGTTCTAAAATCCTATTTATTCCTTGAGAAAGTAAACTATCCAACAAGCAAAGCATTCTTTTCTTTATGTGTTGACGAGTAAATAAATAAACCGACATTAACcaattatctattaaaatagtaatataatcTAGTGATAAATATTGTCCAAAtatgtatttcatttatttaaaagattattctattaaattaaattaatattaaaaacaaatatgattaaattaatattaaattaaattaatattaaaaacaaatatgactcagttacaaagaaaaatatgattacaaaaatatcaaatataaaaattactttaaaaaaataaaacaaaaaatataagcGTCATTTGAAAAGGCGGtcaattttaatattcaaacaGGAAACctgtattttttaataaaaaaaagaaattttacaAGACCAATTATATGTTCATATTTTGAAGAAAGACATATATATctatgaatataatatatgtatctTAGTATTTACAGGACATCAAACAAATGCTTAATGTAATAGTATTTACAGGACATCAAAACAAatgctttgttttgttttctaaaagCTCTAGCtccattttattttctattttacaatatagtttagagtaaaaaatatatttcgaataatattttatttttcactttataatagaataaaaaacggatttactctatatatagtattttttcatcactttatttttattctaaaatagagtattATTAGAGAAACAACCAACTCTATTATAGTTTcattctattttagaaaaaatagagTAAATCATTAGAGATGAGTCTAAATAGATACCGTTTCAATGTTTTTGCTATGATTTTTTGGTGGACTACTTGTTGAGAAGTGCTTATTTAATATTCTTGGAAATTTGTGATGGAATAACTTtcaatactttatttatttaaactaaaatataaatatattattcgGTCCCTATAAAACACAAAACATATACCAATACATGAGTCATAGACTCCAAGGAATAAAATCATAAAAGCATAAACAAATCACACGTATGAATAGGAGTAACGACCAAGTTTGTGAACATTACGAGCTTACTAATAATCTACAGAATCAAGAGCCTATATAGAATTATAAAGGGTTTCTAGTGGGATGATCTATATATTAATTGGCATATTACTTTAAAATTCGTGGGTAGAAACAATATCTTTAAATGTAAACCATATAAGCATATACCATCGATTATAAAGGACATTggaaaatagataaataaaaatcacacacaCAATACACACTAACACGCACCAGGACCATGTTATGGAAGCAAATAGTTGCCCGGTGGACCTACCGAAAATAACGGTCGTCTAACTTTTGcaagaaaatcaaaacagaaaacGACGCGTAGTCTGTCGGCAAACAAATAAACGGCACCACATAACGCATAGTCTAGTCAATTATCGTACAACATGGTCTAGTAGTTCAACGGCTTGATTGATGATTCTGAAAGTGCTTGGTTAGGAGCTAATAAATGTAAGTTGTTTTGTGTATAGaacttcttatttttctttgtctAACAACTTTGTATTTATTGAACTTGTAGCCCGCGTCAAGTGTcaatagaaattataattataCCTAATACCCACTCCACCACGGCACCACACAGTCTTACGAAATTTATAGCTAAAGAACTCGAATCATTAACAATGAGACAAACGAAACGAAAAATGTAATAGCTATATATATTAGCTTGATGAGATTATTGCTGTTGTCACCCGACGAATATTTTGTAGATAGATCATACACGTCAGGTTTCCAAgaagtttgtgttttgtttttatctaaTGTTTTCTTAACATCTGTTTTCATTTGATGAATCTTTGATCAAGAAACAAAAATTGCTGGACAGATACAtcatatcttttgttatataaaatatataccgTCCGTGTCATCCATTCTTGCTGGCACACGCTTGGCGTCAATCTCAATTGATTTATTCTACAAATCCaaaaattttgagaaattttatatgtaaaaacaTTTATCCAATTTGTGTAGGAGAATAAGGAAAAAAATTGTTCACGGGATTTCAAGTGTAGGAGTTTTAGCTATCTTAACACCTAATTACTAATCTATTGTTtagtaagatttttttataaaagaaatacaTGTCACCAATAGGTCTGtatcaaaatatagttttgCACGACTATTATTAACCCAATATGCTAAAATCCAGGCTCCCTAATCAATTGTATATACTTGTCTCGTGTGTGCACTTAAAAACTATTACTTCAAACATGTATATTGTTGGCCGGTCAAGAAAGCGAACATTATACGCGAAGAAAATTTGATCAAAGACATTACTAAGAGAAGGAGAGGCAAACCACGTAGAGTCATCGATTAACACGTTTTGTTGGGATAATGTAAACTAAATGATTGATTATATCCTGATGTAACATTTTGTTTGAGAATCATTTCAAATTTAACTAAatgattgacatatataaaaatgatgaaTGACGTTTTGGGATATTAATCTAAATAATCAGTAAATGTTATTTATCTTCTGTAATCAAATGATATCTCAacattttttttggtcgaaATATCTCAACTAATGTCCGTCTCACTAATAGAAAAGGTCACTATTTGCTACAAGAATCTCGTGAATTTACTTAAGATGGGTTTATTTAAACGCAGTTTATACTATAATTGCGGCATTAATGCATGGTTTACCTCATATTCACCCACATGAATTCCCTTTTTCACATTTACtcagtttcctttttaaaatccCCACTTAATGTGAAGGGAAAGTAATTAATTCTTCAAAGCAATGATGGAAAGACCCGGCAATCATAACAATCTTCAAAGTAAATCTATACAATATGAAAGCTTCGTTTTATACGCAGGAAGAAATGTTACAAGCTagaacataaattaaaatacagaATATATTAGAAGAAAATACAAAGTTTAAAAGCGCGTAGGCCTTATGAAAACTACTgctagttattattttattttatttgtgggAATTAGAGAATTGcctaaaaaccaaaaatgaCAATACGTCAGAACATAACCAtgataaaatgttttaataaaccttatatatttaaaatgaaaaccaatgtttttaaaactggATCGGTTCGATAGTTGGACTAAATTCGACCATAAATCGATCATGTAACTGAATTGAATTCAATAGTTAGATTATAAATCAATCGTCGTAATCAAATTAGAATTTAAACTTATCAAACtgaataaaaactattaaaattcataaaccaactatatatgaaaaaaatagttattttatttatttatttatcagtTATGTATCATATTCagtataaattttagatttatgtatttaaaaacataCTGAATCAAGTCATTAGTTCAGTTTTTGATTTAGTATATTGAACTGTAATCCAAGTAATTATCCGGTTTAGTTTTTTgccaatttttaaaaacattttaaaaaactataaagTGTGTTActgataattaatattaaaacgaaaactaataagagaaattgccaaaaataccattttcatagtaccacttttcatgtttacactaaccacttttaccactacttttaatgaagggtttagatttgaacgtttaggatttagggtttagattttatgttttagggtttagatttgatgttttagggtttagggtataaagtttagggtttagagttgatgatttagggtttatagttgaggtttcagggtttagggtttaggatattgaatttagggtatatagtttaaggtttagggtttagagttgaagatttagggtttatggtttagaattggtggtttaggatttagaattttggattaaaattttgaaaagcatataaaaacaaagatataagagtttttaacattttaataaataaggtatttttgaaaatgtatacttagtggtggtaaagatgaataatggtaccttcaaagtggtatttttgaaaattccccaactaataataattgtacactaaaagaaagagaaaagaaaatgcTAAGCAAAGCGCCGAAGGCTATTCCAATGGCTCTTGGATTCTCTCTTACTTATAGGCACTTTGCCAGCTTTACTCGATTACTTCTCGTCTTATGGCTGAACAcaacaaaaataacaataataacaataatagtaaaataaaatctcAGAACACAAAAGTCTGAAAACTTACACACTCAAGTTTTTATTCTGTCTCATCTGGTGGGTGGTTccagagagagaagaagaagatgagtgaGGAGGATCACCGGGTGGGTTTGGCTGTGTTTCTACTCTGCATTGTAGGGTTGAAGCCAAGTCTCATCCTTTCAGCCACTGATCCATCTGATAGTGAGTTTATACTCTGTTTTTCTCCTCTAAAGTCTCGATCTTTCAATAGTATTTGATTCTGGGTTTTATGTTTCTCCTATGAactttcgatttttttttccatttcccAATAACTCATAAAAGTTTATGTTCTTTTCTTCAAAACGGGTTTGTCTCTCACCAAACCTCAAATCTCGAatcttttctccttttttttttttgctaacccaactttctgtttttttttccttttcttgtgTGTATCTCATAAAGCATTTCTTGAATTCAGACTGGAAACTTTTTCAAGTATGTTGATGTTTGGATCTAACAACTTCAGGAACCGACAAAAAGTTGAGATGATTATGATTCAATCCATGGTTTTGAATAGTTCTCCTCATGGTTGTTTGTTTCTCTAATGTGCAGTTTCGGCGTTAAACGGCATGTTCATCGCCATGAACTCTCCAGGACAGCTGTCACAATGGACATCATCATCAGGAGGTGATCCTTGTGGACAAAACTGGAAAGGCATTACGTGCTCCAACTCAAGAGTTACTCTTATGTAAATCATTATTTCATATCACTCtgttatatctttgtttttttctctttgtatCTATGCTTTAATACATTCTTTTTTATCTACTGGCAGAAAGTTATCAGGTCTTGGACTCTCTGGATCACTAGGATTCGCGCTTGATAAATTGACTTCTGTTACTGAGTTGTTAGACTTCTATCTTCTATAATACAATACACacaaagtttctatttttagtACTAATGGCATAGCTTATAATCTCATGGACTGTGTGTTTTGGGGTGAAACCTGCAGTGATTTAAGCAGCAACAATCTTGGAGGGGACTTGCCGTATCAGCTTCCTCCAAATGTTGAGAGACTGTATGTTTTGATGATTCTCTCTGTGTGTCTGTTTGTAAGGTTGATAAAAGTTTCTGAATTTTTGTGTTTAGGAATCTTGCTAATAACCAGTTCACTGGATCTGCTCCCTATTCTATCTCTCAAATGACACCTCTCAAGCACCTGTAAGTTTCAATTATTTATCTTCAGACATTATCTTTGGAGAAGTTTGGTTTATTTGATGGAGGAACATTGGTTTTTTTTGCTCAGCAATCTTGCTCACAACCGGATTAAGCAGCTATCTATTGACTTCACCAAACTCActtctctctctatcttgtaagatcctctctttttttttactgagtTAAACTAATTATCTAATGAAGAATCCATGTGTGTTTTCAGGGACCTCTCTTCCAATACTATCACAGGCTCTCTTCCCAACTCAATGAGCTCTCTTACAAGTGCAAAGTCAATGTAACTAGCTCTCTTACAAGAACTCACTTAAAATGAACCACTTAGTACTAACACAATGTTTTTGTTGAATAAACTTCTTCAACAGTTATCTTCAGAACAATCAGTTCACAGGCACCATTGATGTCTTAGCCACCCTTCCTCTAGAAAACTTGTGGGTTAACTTAAATCTCTATCCGTCTTTAGAAACCCCCATCACATCACATTCACTCATCATTTTGAAATGCTTTCCTCAGGAACATTGCAAACAATCAGTTCACAGGCTGGATCCCTGATTCTTTGAAAGGCATTAACTTgcagtaagtttttttttacaattagtttcttgaatctttctttttttaattctcaTCTCACACTATTAAATGATCTTGCAAACAGGAAAGATAATAATCCATTAAACTCCGGGCCTGCACCCCCACCACCTCCAGGCACACCTCCAATCCATAGATCATCACCTACTCCTAAATCCCGTAACAACAACGGATCCAGCAGTAACAACAACGGTGATTCCAGCACTAGCAGCAGTAATGGTGATTCCAATAAATCAGGAATGGGAGCTGGCGGCATAGCAGGAATAGTCATCTCACTGTTAGTCGTAACAGCAGTCATAGCTTTCTTCTTGATCaagaagagaagatcaaagaagACAGCAACGTCAACTGACATTGAAAGGACTGATGATAACGTTAACCAACCTCAACCCTTCACACTCCCTTCAAACGACTTCAACAAGGCTGTACAGAATCCACCGTTGGTCGAGACAAAGAAACTGGATGCTTCTTCACTGTCGATGAATAATCTACTACGCCCTCCACCAGCTGAGAGACACAAGTCGTTTGATGAAGATGACTCAACACCGAGAAAGCCaatcgttgttttaaagaaACCTGCCATCGTCCTTCCTTCGAATGTGAAGGCCTATACGGTTGCAGATCTTCAGATAGCTACCGATAGTTTCAGCGTTGATAATCTTCTCGGTGAAGGGACTTTTGGAAGAGTGTACAGAGCTCAGTTTGATGATGGAAAggttattattaaaaaatctttaatACTAATCTTTACATGTGACGTTACAATACTGAGATGTTTGTTTTTAGGTACTTGCTGTGAAGAAAATAGACTCGTCTGCGCTTCCCACTACTGATGATTTCACCGAAATAGTATCGAAAATTGCGGGTTTGGACCATGAGAACGTGACCAAGCTTGATGGTTACTGTTCCGAACATGGACAACGCTTGGTGGTCTACGAGTTCTGTAGAAACGGCTCGTTGCACGAGTTCTTGCATCTTTCGGAAG is a genomic window containing:
- the LOC130496931 gene encoding protein STRUBBELIG-RECEPTOR FAMILY 7-like, coding for MSEEDHRVGLAVFLLCIVGLKPSLILSATDPSDISALNGMFIAMNSPGQLSQWTSSSGGDPCGQNWKGITCSNSRVTLIKLSGLGLSGSLGFALDKLTSVTEFDLSSNNLGGDLPYQLPPNVERLNLANNQFTGSAPYSISQMTPLKHLNLAHNRIKQLSIDFTKLTSLSILDLSSNTITGSLPNSMSSLTSAKSIYLQNNQFTGTIDVLATLPLENLNIANNQFTGWIPDSLKGINLQKDNNPLNSGPAPPPPPGTPPIHRSSPTPKSRNNNGSSSNNNGDSSTSSSNGDSNKSGMGAGGIAGIVISLLVVTAVIAFFLIKKRRSKKTATSTDIERTDDNVNQPQPFTLPSNDFNKAVQNPPLVETKKLDASSLSMNNLLRPPPAERHKSFDEDDSTPRKPIVVLKKPAIVLPSNVKAYTVADLQIATDSFSVDNLLGEGTFGRVYRAQFDDGKVLAVKKIDSSALPTTDDFTEIVSKIAGLDHENVTKLDGYCSEHGQRLVVYEFCRNGSLHEFLHLSEEEESKPLIWNPRVKIALGTARALEYLHEVCSPSIVHKNIKSANILLDAELNPHLSDAGLASFLPTANELLNQNDEGYSAPEVSMSGQYSLKSDVYSFGVVMLELLTGRKPFDSTRSRSEQSLVRWATPQLHDIDALGKMVDPALKGLYPVKSLSRFADVIALCVQPEPEFRPPMSEVVQALVVLVQRANMSKRTVGVGSGSSGANDYM